The Candidatus Polarisedimenticolia bacterium DNA window TGGGCGCCCAGGCCGCGAGGAAGGGGGGCAGGAAGCCAATCTGCCCCAGCGCGTTTAGCACCGCGAACGTCGCGTAATAAATCACCACCAGCCCGATCCCCATCCCGATTCCATAGAGCGACCCTTTTTTGC harbors:
- a CDS encoding LptF/LptG family permease produces the protein KKGSLYGIGMGIGLVVIYYATFAVLNALGQIGFLPPFLAAWAPNILFTGLGTYMMLTVVQT